In the genome of Aedes aegypti strain LVP_AGWG chromosome 2, AaegL5.0 Primary Assembly, whole genome shotgun sequence, the window TGTAAAAAGACCCGTGTTAATTCTGTAATCCGTGTGAATAAGAAAAAAGATGTTGTAATTCCGAAGTTCatgtaaataagaaaaaaaatcggtgttgattccgaattccgtgcaaaaaaagtaccgtgttaattaTGAAAGGCGTGTGAAAGAAGCCGTGTAAAAAGAAAATGTGCAAAagaaaaccgtgtaaaaaacaTTAGTGTATTACGTTAAGgaatttactttgaaattgtgACTTGAGAGGAGCTCTAATTGAATAAATCTCTAGCTCGTTTGACGCATTTTGGTGCCCCTcaaaggctggcgcccttgccAACCtagccaaccgcacgctacggcactgtgcGTAGGTATAAATCTTGAGATACAAAGTAACAACATGCGCACGGTTGAAATTCAACTTGTTGTTTTAATAGGTCGCATTAATGAACTAAGTAAAAGCTTTCACCGCTTTGTTTTTACTTTACTCAAACACacctgtcaaataaatttcctgagcaTTCATTCAAGTTGGTATGATAAAAAATCCAAATTGGTATGAATAAAGCGGAAAAAGCTGAGTAGAAGCTCAGAAAATCCTGAATCACCTACTGACCATGCTCAGTTCAGAGTTTCAAGtgtgaaaatttaattaaaaattgaaaaaaagaacGGATTGTTGTAATTTTGGACCAGTCTGTTTTATGTTGACGATGTTTATCATCATTGCCTTGCGCCGACCCTGTGATTCGTATGTATGTTATGTATGACCGCCTCGACGAGCAAACGTAACTTTGTGCCTTCCGTGTTCTTTCCCGTATCGCGACCGAAAATTCCCCCGGTGGTTTTGTTCGGTTCCACTGTGTTGCCTGGTGGGTCTGCGTGATCAATTCCCACACGAATTACTTTCCAAGTGAGCGATCATTTTGGGTGTTATGAGATTTGTAACTGAACCCTTATTAGATGCTCCATAATTTCATCCATGTTCTTTTTAGTGGATAAAAggtcctccagaaatttgttCAGCTACTTTTCCAGCAAAATTTCCAGGCATGGccgaagaaatttctcgaacgATTTCTTTAAGGAATTTACCAGGGATTTTCCCATAAGCATTCCACATCCAATCTAAGtccttttttaaaatttcctgcaaaaaattctcaacctatttttttacatatatttgTTGAATATCACAAGGAATTATTTAGTGTTATGATCCAAGAACTCTAATAAAGATTATTCCATAAactgaaataaacatttttttaaatagtttgaGGGGTTTTTCCTTGATGTACCTATTTGCTAAAGATGGTCAGGTCCcgaattacttcaaaaatttatatatacaaataaatttgtttatttttactttGATTTAAGAAAGAGGGAAAAGCTCCTTTGAGTGATTATCTTTACAAATCGTTCTCAAAAAGGCATAAAACCACCttatcttttcaaaaaaaaacgttataaaacaaacaaaaatttctaTACATCAGAAATACTTCAAAAAGTTATTCAGGCATcactttgaagtattttttcccaaaatttatctattttttcttaaaaaaattatttagtttttcttaaaaaattcttcgcgggaaatttatttttattcacgtTTAAGCAATCGGATATGAATTTGGCCAAAGTGTTTTTTCCTGATGAATTTATCTACATATATAGATTTATATTGAAATGCATTTCTTGATTCCCTAATAAAATCGTTTAAATATATCTAGAAAACAACATTTCCGATTTGCTTCTTGAATTATTTAATGAATTCTTCTATGTGTATCCTCTATAAATATCGAAATTCAATAGATTCTCgagcatatatatatatatatatatatatatatatatatatatatatatatatatatatatatatatatatatatatatatatatatatatatatatatatatatatatatatatatatatatatatatatatatatatatatatatatatatatatatatatatatatatatatatatatagaaatatatatatatatatatatatatatatatatatatatatatatatatatatatatatatatatatatatatatatatatatacatatatatatatatatatagccattccatgaaaaaccgatctagtgggtctccgaattccgtgaaaatttgctattttgttccttattcgaaataaggatacacgtatttttggattttttgattagggtgaccatttctgaaatagggtgaccagaaaaatcgcgcttttgcaaaatttttatttttaaaaaaattataacttttgaaccgttagaccaattttcaatctttttggacgaaataaaggctaaagattttgacttttcagaaaaaatataaaatttcacaaatattgtgttttttacataaaaaaaactcaatagtttccgttttttcgtgttttgaaggcctcgggaccaaaggggctatcgctgttctcattttttcttgaaagttcagaaaattttacgtatactgtcaaattgtATGTCAGCgaagtatgttttttagtttttgaggtatattgttttgaaataaaaaatcagtcattttttatcggcacacactgtaggtctcagttcattagatttgtaatgtttaaaaaaaaatataatttttgaacagcttaaccgattttcaatctttttgtatggaatgaaagcttaaaatttcaactacagtgggattccgtttttggcaacaaagtctaaattttcagttgccaaaaacggaaccgtgccaaaatcggaacccttattttaaattttatttttcaactattggttttgaaaacatcattagaatgttattacatcatccttatggaaCCATATGGCATCTAGACTTCAAAACGGCtcacttcgaagcagttttccgtAGGCTTGTACTATGATATGAATCTATAGCGCCGTAATGCTATTTGTAGCAAACGTTTTACATACAAACTTTTCACGCCTGAACGTCTTTAATGATTTTAAGAAGCTTCATACGCACTATTTGTATGAGTGGGCCATGTAAAATCAATATTCGCAAAAGTGACCTTTATACAAGAACTCAACATTTTCCTGGAACTGTGTTagaatacgaaaaaaataaaatatattactGTATTCATACAAAGacgtatttacaaaacaaaatcgctggatattgcaaaacggcataagttttttttttatttaatgaacaTTATAAATCATTTTAACTTTTAGgctttaaaatgaatttttacaaaattcggTAAGTTTTGAATTCCTccttgggggcccagatagccgtagcggtaaatgcgcagctattcagcataaccatgctgagggtcgtggtttcGAATCCCGCTGATCGAGGATCTTAATAactgtgctcataagaacactaatctgagaagcagactttgtctcagttgggacgtaacgccagaaagaagaagagagtTCCTCctttaatttatgtttttgaTCCCCTAACAGTAAAGCATTTCAATAATGCAATTGcagtcaaaagggcaaacataaacaactacatctcatgatccataaatgcggctcacaattttgtagaatacacaACCATGCTTTTATCGTTTAAGTTCTaattgagcttgatatatgttttacacctaccTTATGAAACCAACGGATATTTACAGGATCCTGCTTAAGAGTTTCTTAGGAATCACCAAACTTTGAACTTAATCCCTAATAATCAATTATAAATTCTCAGGATTCCGCAAGAAACCGTCAGTGTCCGCTAGGAATCTGCAGACATATTCAAGAATCCGTTAAAATGTCTGAGAAGTCCATTAAGAACCAAGAGTCTCCTAAGGATTCTCCAGAGTTTAGCTAGGAAATTCATAGAcccagctcgtaaggaacattttgattactttgagacccgtatcctagattaaaaatcttgtacagaattctggatcgtctcttaacaaaccTAACGTCTTGAAGAACCTCAACAAAGCGGGAACGTAGCTCTTAaaagttgacgcagaaagatcaatatacactctaatatcaaaaacaaaagttAAAATACACTTTGAACTGTTTTTATCGTATGCCGCattgatattattgagaataaagtgtagtttggactgtgttCGCATTTGTCATGGTGCCGGTATTGAATGGCACATTTGAATTCTACAACATCATACAATATAGCAAAATATACACTCTTTTtagtgtatcacctactggcagactaaagtgggctggtcactcagtatGAATGCCAAAGAGATTAATGAGTTCTGGTGGAGATTAATGACCTCATGAAATGATGCGAACGCAACACCAACGACCATCCTGAAGTAAATGAGCGCGTACGGGAGCCCTTAGTAGTTATTGGGATTTGCGGGTATATCGACGAAAATTGAGCTCTGAAACGTAATAAGTGCATAGTTGCACATACTATTCAGATaaataaagcaacagacacgatcatatttacaaaaatttacaaattttaatggtattaaaaaatgttgccaaaatcggatccattttgttgccaaaatcggggggtgccaaaaatggagcatgccaaaaacggagcatgccaaaaacggaatcccactgtattcagacaaaattgaaaaatctgataaaatatgtttaaacgtgaaaaaatataaaaatttctagttttttagaaattttcatatattttaatgtgaatttttttttttatttcaaagttttcttttttttctattttttctgaaaagttgagaccttaagctttcattccataaaaaagattgtaaatcggttgagctgttcaaaagttatgattttttttaaacattacaaatctaatgcgctgagatctacagtgtgtgccgatgaaaaatgactgatttttaattttcaaaaaaatatatctcaaaaactaaaaaacatacatcgctgaaaatttgacagtttacgtaaaattttctgaacttttaagaaaaaatgagagcagcaatagcccctttggaatgttcgcccgaaatcttcacgctattatgcacaccgtccatcgttgctcttattagtcttgtgagcttcccgggaaagctgtactcgtccatgattttccatagctcttcgcggtcgatgctatcataagccgctttgaaatcgatgaacaggtgatgcgttgggacttgatattcacggcatttctggaggatttgccatacagtgaagatttggtccgttgtcgagcggccgttgatgaaaccagcttgataacttcccacacacttatttgttattggtgatagacgacggaagataatctgggatagcactttgtaggcgacattcaggatagtgatcgcacgaaagttttcacattccagtttgtcttttgtagatggggcatatgaccccttgcttccactcctccggcagctgttccgtttcccagattctgacaatcagccggtgcagacaggcggtcAACCTCTCTGGGCTCATTTGCtcaagcttctcgtagaactttcgcgtttcttgtgaacgatgcagctgttccatttctacTACTAGATTAGAGTAATttcacaatatcaacaatatgtTATGCCAACTTGATGAATCACCGTCAATCCCGTCACCCAAGGGCTTTCATTATAAATATGATAATATTCTTATCTctatttaagagattttcagccctgggcTGGTTCATCTCTTTTTGTCATATTCTTCATCTCAAATTATcgtattaaattaatttcatgaaaatacctgaataaaaGCTGAAAATCGTCATCTTTGGCAAACTTTCATTACTTGTGCCTATTgaacattttctaaaaaaaatatgtcaaagaagccaagaaagaTGAGTCCATAATTTTTCGATTCATGCGCAGAAATCGAATGAACGACACAAAGTTTTTTAGATATAAAGCGTCAAAgatgagaaaattgaaaaactttaatttgtgAATAACTCACTTAACAGTGActtgcgaccctatgttcctTGGGCACTTTTTCATAACTCGTGCAGATCTATCTACCCTTAACATTCATAAAGTCCGAAACCAAACACCCTTTTCTAAAATGTCTCCCAGCCATCTTTCATAATTAATCGAGCAATGAATTTTGGATAAATGTAAAGCAGAAATTTAGTATTCGAACTTTTATTTGAAACGGATTCACAAAATAGCAATAGATAAGTCCCATGTGTCCTATTTGCTCTCTGCGGCATCAAATTTCGGCGGAGCAGCCACTGTAGCCAAGTTTACTCTTGGCAATATTCCCAAACGAGGACTCGGAAGCATTTTGCCTGGTTTAACCGGGGTCAACGTGAGGATAGACCCAAAGTAAACGTGCTGAATCACGGGAAACTTGGACATGACCTCTTTCTGGTACATTTTGATCAGACCGGTGCTGATTTTTGCCCACGACGGCACAGCACTGATGCTCCACAGCTGATTAGAATGCTCCGCAAAATGGCCAGTTTTAACCTGACGGATATAATCGATACAGCTCACAAACATGTACTCCTTCCGGTAGACGTCGATTATGTTATCCTCGATAAACTGGGCTGGCTCAATCGGACTCCTAACAGCTAACTGGGCGCTTCCCCAAATGAACGGAACAAACTGAAAATCGTCCAAACTCCACACGCCGTGACTTCCAGCCGGTTCCATCCGATAGGTCACTTGCAGCTTTCGTACAAAGTTCAAGTACTGAACAAAGAGCCTTAATCCGACGGCAACCTCATCCTTCCGTTCGATGGCCCCGATTTTGAACAAACACATTAGGAACATGATGAAGGACAATTCATGTCCCGTTCCGTAATCGATCCGGGTTGCATTGCCGAATGATTCCTGAAAGTATACGTTCAACTCCGGGACGGCATCCTTCAGATGTTCAGGAATCGCCTGTTCAATCAGTTTGGCCGTTTCGCCCTGCATCTTTTGGAACCAGCTCCGGAAGGCAATGTTTCCGAAACGAGCCGGCTGATCAACGGGAGGAGTTTCTATTGCCAGTTGTTCCAATCGTTTCAACGCCTCGATCAACTTCTCTATAATCGGACTAAGCTCCAAAGGTTGGCTCTGTTTCGTTCCCTGCAGGGCCACACACATACTGCTGATGAAACCGAACACGTCGTAATATGCCTCTGAACGTTCCCACAATTCCATATCGGCTCGGGTTTTGATCAGCTTTTCGGGAATTTTGTAGGCATACTTTGCCGGTGCATCTACGGAACAAAAATTACATGAATCTGGACAAAGAAACAGAAAAATTATCGATCTCACCTGACGTGGCCATGTTTAATGCTTGTAAGAAGTTCAGTTTATTACcaataaatattgttttataagggaaattttaaatttttagttgcgattgattttgtttttaaatttttcagttttcaatttgacaccaaaacaaaaataaactgaTAATGAATCACGTTCACGGTATGTACTAAAACACGCTCAGTGTTCCGTACCTTTTGTAATGTTGCGCTAGGCATCTGCTTTATCGATGGTAGCAAATTTGCGTCATTTTGACAGCGGTGTCCAGCTGTTTCTTCACCTATCAAAATTCGTGCCTTTACCGaaaggaaatctgaaaacacCAGAGGTCAGCGCATCTAGATTCTTATTTTGCGTAAACCTATTACAAAAACGTTTTATTCCAACAGAATGGCTCGCTACGTCGGATTGGATAAGTTGGGTAAGCTGTTCGGCTACATTCGCGATAATGGAGGCATCCGAGCCAGTTTGTACAAGCTGTACAGGTAAGCCGTCAGATCGTTTTGTTATCTTATGTAACCCGGACGGAACACATAAGAGCGATCGCAATAATAACACTTGATTCTTGGATCGTTTGCGGTTTCCAGAATGGATGAAATGAAAGCGGGGCGTTTGGTCGGACAGGACAAGTATGGCAACAAATACTACGAAGATCCGTCACAGTTCTACGGAAGGAATCGCTGGGTCGAATACGCGCCGCACTTCAACCTGGAATACGACGGTTCGCAGATCCCGGCCGAATGGTTCGGATGGATGCATTACAAGGTAGGGTAAAGAACTAGTTGGGCACTTCCAGGCTTGTGGATTTCGTTTTCGTGCGCTTGTTttaatagcgcccaaaccgttgattttaacAGTATAGTTTGTTAGGAGatgtttcttggtatattaaagcgcatttTTTGAGgtaaaaagttttgtgatccaTCCACATAATGagatagaaaaaaatacttttcatAGCGTTCAGATAGACTTATCtcaaaaacttattcaaacagcctcaagtcagaaaagtaaaaaatcttactttattaatcctacgtgtttcgcagacgaaattctataCGTTTctctctaaaccaactcgatttttcactcttagaacgtttaattttaaGATTTACACGTCGTAGATTtttaactttcgcaacctaaccattactttcaccgctccgttgtatggagagacaaagtgacttaaccacgaattaaaacaaaacactacatACCTACTTGAGGCGATTTTCCACTGGAAAAAAAACCGtcgtaactgaatgaaacggcttgtcattttgtcatataatttttgtgggaaacgaTAGAAACTCCTTAGTATTTTAaagcgagctgattgcatgcaataTTTAAGCGATGTACCTACTCGGCGAAAAattatattcatttgaatacagtTTTAGGCGACAGGTTGTACCCTGGCCAAGATCACAGGGGTTGACgatgccaaagtagaaggtgcaccataataacacagagaaacagacgtaacacttagaacaaatctcgatcaaaatcattgtcgcgaaatcatgtacgcccaatgctaaaaacactagTTGGCCGAttgaccaacaggtggcggtagtgtgtaaacgtcaaacacgaacaaaaacgacgcgagcgctgcgggtggtcgattgaccacctacccaatatatgaatcgatcgttaaaaagttgtgTAATGACTTGTAAAGTGAGAGGTTTAAAGATTTCTGTTCTATATTAGAATGTTTCAGTTTATTTGGACGATGTACTGATTGCGGGTAAGGACTTCAGCGATTGCAAGAAGAAACTTTTGTTGGTTTTGGAGAGATTTGCCAAGGCCAATATAAAAGTAAATgggaaaaaatgcaaattttttgtttcgctgTTGCCTTACTTGCGACATGTTTTAACAGACAAGGGTTTACTTCCCTGTCCCGATAAAGTGAAAACTATCCGTGAAGCGAAAGCTCCACGAAATGTTTCagaattgaaggcatttttgggACTTGACTAAGTTCATTCCTAATTTGTCCACTCGCATCAGTTGCCTTTACAATCTTTTAAAGAAAAACGTGACATATTGTTGGACAGACAAATGCGAAAAAGCATTCAACGATTGTAAAGGATTTCTTTTGAACCCAAACCTTTTAGAGTATTTTGACCCGTATAAGCCCATTGTCGTAGTAACAGATGCTTGCAGCTATGGTTTAGGAGGTGTAATCGCTCATTTGGTTGAAGACGAAGAAAAGCCAATATGTTTCACCTCATTTTCTTTGAACAGCGCACAGAAAAACTACCTTATTTTGCATCTTGAGGCTTTAGCAGTTATTAGCACAGtgaagaaatttcataaatttctttaCGAGATGCATTTTACCATTTACACCGATCACAAGCCTTTAATCGGTGTTTTTGGCAAGGAGGGTAAAATTCCATTTCAGTGACGCGTTTACAGAGATACGTTATGGAGCTTTCAATTTACGATTTTGATATTGTGTATCGACCTTCTTCAAGGATGGGTAATGCCGATTTTTGTAGTCGTTTTCCTTTATCCGACGAAGCTCCGAAAGAGTTAGCAAGGGAGTACATCAAAAACCTTAACTTTTCCGACGAATTTCCAATAAACTATAAAGAAGTTGCCAGAGAAACCTTGAACGACGAATTtttacaatcaattttgaaatacctGAAGCAAGGTTGGCCTCAGATATTGGAAAGGCGTTTCGTGGATGTGTACTCTTTGTACGTTTTGTTCCAGGATCGCGTGGTTATTCCTGAGAGAATGAAgaacaaaattcttaaaatgcTTCATATGAACCACTCAGGTATTAGCAAAATAGAGCAACTAGCACGGAGGACAGTTTACTGGTTCGGACTGAATAAAGACGTAGTCCTCGTAAAAACCTGCGTGATATGCCATCAGATGACAgtgataaacaaaaaagctcCGTATTCCCAGTGGATCCCAACGACAAAACCCTTCAGCAGAATCCATGcggattttttccactttgatAGGAAAGTTTTCTTTGTTGTCGTGGACAGCTTTACCAAGTGGATCGAGCTAGAGTACATGCGATATGGAACGGATTGCAACAAGGTTTTAAAAGTTCTTTTGGGAATTTTCGCCAGGTATGGTTTGCCGGACGTTGTGGTCACAGATGGAGGACCACCTTTCAACTCCGACAAATTTgtaaagtttttggaaaatcaGGGGATTTTGGTGATGAAAAGTCCACCGTATCACCCGGAGAGTAATGGACAAGCAGAGAGAACTGTTAGGCTGGTCAAGGACGTCTTGATAAAGTTTTTCCTTGATCCAGATATGAGAAGATTGGATATTAATGAACAAATAGCATATTTTTTTGTCTAATTATCGTAATATTTGTTTAGACAAAGGCCAGTTTCCTTCTAAAAGATTACTCTCTTATAAACCAAAAACTATGTTGGACTTGATTAATCCTaagaataattttaaacaccACTTGACTAACTCGCATGATGATCCTGATTTTGTCGATGAAAAAGGTGATAAGAAACCTGATGAATTTACTAAACTCAAGAATGGAGATctgaatttttataaaaaaaaaaaataacactacAGACATCAGAAGATGGTTGCCAGCCACTTTTTTAAGACAAATTTCTGATGCTACTTTCCAGATTTCTCTTGGGGGAAGGATATAGTGTTGGCGCATAAGCGTCAGCTTAAGCTATCGTCGGACACTCAGCGCAAGGGAACTTTAGTTTTCCCATTTGATAGTGTGAATACCCCAGTAAAAGATACAGCACTCCTTTTACCGCCAAATCCGGAAGCAGCACCAGTTTCGTTATCTCTAATCTGTAATAATatccgtctgtgaaacatatcaccttcccaatactttggcacacatCTAACGGTTCATggtttatcatgaaacggctgcattcaggtggaggatctgttaatatgtttcggcatattatcaggtcctcttcgaacggacggaccgccagggctcagtaGTTACAAATAAACTAGTGCTGGTTGTTGACGTTTCAGTccgtttacacgagctgtagcatcctttgtactaatcagcaataggccaggggaagtggttcacctagagtgaatttctgtcagagaaaaagtagattttgtatgagatttgacagaaaaatgaatgacaagttcatccacttctcctggcctatgttgctgaacaacgatcggagACGCGAGGCCatgatgaattttcgtaggcatcaaaacagaaacTGAGGGGGGTctgtacactgagaacagcgttgcggttgaaaatactatatcagaggttTAACTTAAATACACAatgccacttgatttgtgcagacctaagacaagacgtgtcaggtcaaagtacaaaaatgaaaccaattgcctgtcaaaaaagaccacttctgattggtcgttttggcaaaggcctactttcacattgttgagttggattgcaacagggcactttgttgctagtcaggccgtgttgctagttcataaattagagtttttatcaaaagtttggaaatttgccATGAAATCTTTTTGTCTTAAATCTATTTAATTCGATGTTAAATTTACCACATGTGCTCTTACTATgctaaaacaaataaaaagacTGAATTGAgagcaaaatattcaaaattgtgTCAATATTCTCCAAATATAAAGTTGATTTTGAATATAATCCTGAGTTTTTAAATAGATAGAATCTTTGTTTTTTGCTCTAAATGAATGCAGCGTGCtagaaacaaccaaattatgagCTTTGACGTTTGAATTTGTCCAAAtaatttgcttaaaaaggatactggtagcactggcttttgtattgtcaaggttatcgactgaaaaacaacggggcagttttagttgagctgtcacgtcctgtcctaggtgcagactaaattcgcatttatttagaatatgtTATGCATTCAATcgtaccatggcaccatttttatagtaaaaattactatatcatggttaaaaacttgcagcagaccagaatcgaaccgaggatctgacgattgtcaagcgcgaatgct includes:
- the LOC5568827 gene encoding serine/threonine-protein phosphatase 2A activator, translated to MATSDAPAKYAYKIPEKLIKTRADMELWERSEAYYDVFGFISSMCVALQGTKQSQPLELSPIIEKLIEALKRLEQLAIETPPVDQPARFGNIAFRSWFQKMQGETAKLIEQAIPEHLKDAVPELNVYFQESFGNATRIDYGTGHELSFIMFLMCLFKIGAIERKDEVAVGLRLFVQYLNFVRKLQVTYRMEPAGSHGVWSLDDFQFVPFIWGSAQLAVRSPIEPAQFIEDNIIDVYRKEYMFVSCIDYIRQVKTGHFAEHSNQLWSISAVPSWAKISTGLIKMYQKEVMSKFPVIQHVYFGSILTLTPVKPGKMLPSPRLGILPRVNLATVAAPPKFDAAESK
- the LOC5568828 gene encoding probable NADH dehydrogenase [ubiquinone] 1 alpha subcomplex subunit 12, yielding MARYVGLDKLGKLFGYIRDNGGIRASLYKLYRMDEMKAGRLVGQDKYGNKYYEDPSQFYGRNRWVEYAPHFNLEYDGSQIPAEWFGWMHYKTDLPPNRDGMRPHYSWMADHSENLSGTKEAYMPYSTTRPKVEAWDPKKPAPKLE